In one window of Chryseobacterium sp. JV274 DNA:
- a CDS encoding RagB/SusD family nutrient uptake outer membrane protein, translating into MKKIFITIFSISVMCSCSSDLLDVNPEAQKVSSQFYTNSSEIEQGIISVYSALQYTGQYQLAMPAFGELPSDNTYDEVPANDSFTYGEMDFFTIQPNNSLIASAWKDHYIGIQQANIILTRIGKIPDMTDALKNTRIGEMKFLRALMYFNLVRIYGDVPLVLKETTNVNDYFGQARTPVAEVYSAIEKDLKEAIDLLPATTSQKGRVTKGAALGIMGKVLLTQKKFGESLTYLNQVESLGYQLLPDVNKIFDVTNENNAEIVFDVQFTSGLNGNSEGSTAFQMFSPSGSVSGAKGHNLPTKEVYNLYSAGDTRRSAYIGLTSNGIPFSKKLVKTSNTIADGGSNFVVLRLADVFLMMAECFAEQNDIANANLYLNKIKTRAGIAPVNLSTKDLLLNEIDRERRLEFVGEGHRWFDLLRTGKAISVMTAHFTNNAGYSTAQIKPHHLLMPVPQGQINTDPAIKQNPGY; encoded by the coding sequence ATGAAAAAAATATTCATTACAATATTCAGTATTTCGGTGATGTGCTCATGCTCGTCTGATCTTTTGGATGTGAACCCTGAAGCGCAGAAAGTATCATCACAATTTTATACCAATTCCTCTGAAATTGAGCAGGGTATCATCTCAGTGTACAGCGCTCTTCAATACACGGGACAATATCAGCTGGCAATGCCGGCTTTCGGAGAATTGCCTTCAGATAACACCTATGATGAGGTTCCTGCCAATGATTCTTTTACATATGGTGAAATGGATTTTTTCACGATTCAGCCTAATAACAGTCTTATTGCAAGTGCATGGAAGGATCATTATATCGGTATTCAGCAGGCTAATATTATTCTTACCAGAATTGGAAAAATTCCTGATATGACTGATGCTCTGAAGAATACAAGAATTGGCGAAATGAAATTTCTTCGCGCATTGATGTATTTTAACCTCGTAAGAATTTATGGTGATGTTCCATTGGTTTTAAAAGAAACTACAAATGTTAACGATTATTTCGGACAGGCAAGAACTCCTGTTGCAGAGGTGTATTCTGCCATAGAAAAGGATTTGAAAGAAGCTATTGATCTTTTACCGGCAACGACCTCGCAAAAGGGAAGAGTGACTAAAGGAGCGGCATTGGGAATTATGGGAAAAGTGCTTCTGACACAAAAGAAATTTGGTGAATCATTGACTTATTTAAATCAGGTTGAATCTTTAGGCTACCAGCTTTTGCCTGACGTCAATAAAATTTTTGATGTCACCAATGAAAATAATGCTGAAATTGTTTTTGATGTACAGTTTACTTCCGGGTTGAATGGAAATTCGGAAGGAAGTACGGCATTTCAAATGTTCAGCCCTTCCGGATCGGTTTCGGGAGCGAAAGGACACAATCTTCCCACCAAAGAAGTCTACAATCTTTATTCAGCCGGAGATACCAGACGTTCTGCCTATATTGGTCTTACTTCAAACGGAATTCCTTTCAGTAAGAAATTGGTGAAAACATCCAATACCATTGCAGATGGAGGAAGCAATTTTGTGGTGCTGAGATTAGCCGATGTTTTCCTGATGATGGCAGAGTGTTTTGCAGAGCAGAATGACATTGCTAATGCCAATTTATATCTGAATAAAATTAAAACCAGAGCAGGAATTGCTCCCGTAAACCTTTCAACAAAAGATCTTCTGCTTAATGAAATTGATCGTGAAAGGAGACTTGAATTTGTAGGAGAGGGCCACCGTTGGTTTGACCTTTTAAGAACCGGAAAGGCTATTTCTGTGATGACTGCTCATTTTACTAATAATGCAGGTTACAGTACTGCACAGATCAAACCTCATCATCTTCTGATGCCGGTTCCACAGGGACAGATCAATACAGACCCTGCCATTAAACAAAATCCCGGATATTAA
- a CDS encoding glycerophosphodiester phosphodiesterase family protein, translating into MLNNKLLQVFLFSFSSLFIAQQKKISLSDFPDDKVMVVAHRGDWREAPENSVWAVKKAIEKGVDMAEIDLAMTKDSVLILMHDNTIDRTTTGKGKPSDFTLDEIKKLHLRDGLGVETQMKVPTLQEILEISDGKILLNLDKGFDYIKQVYPLVKKRNMLDQILFKGHESYPEFNQKYGDIKNEIHYMPIIQLGKSEDLKKISDYIRNYKIYGFEFTVGTTEKDLIDFKSLREKKVKIWVNSLWPHHNAGNNDDLVLENADVYDWYITKGVNVIQTDRPKELINYLKRKKLYF; encoded by the coding sequence ATGCTAAACAATAAATTATTACAAGTATTCCTTTTTTCTTTTTCTTCACTGTTCATTGCGCAACAAAAGAAAATTTCACTTTCTGATTTTCCTGATGATAAAGTAATGGTGGTTGCCCACCGTGGGGATTGGAGAGAAGCTCCGGAAAACTCAGTATGGGCAGTAAAAAAAGCAATTGAAAAAGGAGTGGATATGGCTGAAATAGATCTTGCCATGACCAAAGACAGTGTCTTGATCCTGATGCACGACAATACCATTGACAGGACGACAACAGGAAAAGGAAAGCCGTCTGATTTTACACTGGACGAAATCAAAAAACTCCATCTGAGAGACGGTCTGGGAGTGGAAACGCAAATGAAAGTTCCCACATTACAGGAAATTCTGGAAATCTCAGACGGAAAAATTCTTCTGAATCTGGATAAAGGTTTTGATTACATCAAACAGGTATATCCTTTGGTAAAAAAACGAAATATGCTTGATCAGATTTTGTTTAAAGGCCACGAATCTTACCCTGAATTCAATCAGAAATACGGCGATATTAAAAATGAGATTCACTATATGCCGATTATTCAGTTAGGCAAAAGTGAAGATCTTAAAAAAATCTCAGATTATATCAGAAACTATAAAATCTACGGCTTTGAATTTACAGTAGGAACAACGGAAAAGGATCTGATTGATTTTAAATCTTTAAGAGAAAAAAAGGTCAAAATCTGGGTCAATTCATTGTGGCCACACCATAACGCCGGAAATAATGATGATCTGGTCCTGGAAAATGCGGATGTTTATGATTGGTATATAACTAAAGGGGTCAACGTTATTCAGACGGACCGACCGAAAGAGCTTATCAATTATCTGAAACGTAAAAAGCTTTATTTTTAA
- a CDS encoding alpha/beta fold hydrolase — MSTLTLKDGTEIFYKDQGQGPVLMFHHGWPLSSDDWDAQVIFFLQRGYRVISHDRRGHGRSSQNIYNHTIEQYASDAAELVEFLDLKDVVHIGHSTGGGEVIRYVHKYANGRAKKAVLISAVPPVMVKSENNPDGVPMEVFDGIREQTLNNRNQFYFDLTFPFYGYNREGANIKDGIQRNWWRQGMMGGIVAHYDGIKAFSETDFTEDLKAVDIPVLVLHGEDDQIVPIENSAIKSAKLLKNGKLITYPGFPHGMPTTEHETINKDLLEFIQS, encoded by the coding sequence ATGAGCACACTTACATTAAAAGACGGAACTGAAATTTTTTACAAAGACCAAGGACAAGGACCAGTATTAATGTTTCACCATGGATGGCCATTATCATCTGACGATTGGGATGCACAGGTTATCTTTTTCTTACAGAGAGGCTACAGAGTAATTTCTCATGACAGAAGAGGCCACGGCCGTTCAAGCCAGAATATCTATAACCATACCATTGAACAATATGCTTCTGATGCTGCGGAACTTGTAGAATTTCTTGATTTGAAAGATGTTGTTCATATAGGACACTCTACAGGTGGTGGAGAAGTGATCCGATATGTACATAAATATGCTAACGGCAGAGCAAAAAAAGCTGTATTAATCAGCGCTGTTCCTCCGGTTATGGTAAAAAGTGAAAACAATCCTGACGGAGTTCCAATGGAAGTTTTTGATGGTATCAGAGAGCAGACTTTGAACAACAGAAACCAGTTTTATTTTGATCTGACGTTTCCTTTCTACGGTTACAACAGAGAAGGTGCAAATATCAAAGACGGAATTCAGAGAAACTGGTGGAGACAAGGAATGATGGGTGGAATTGTTGCTCACTATGACGGTATTAAAGCATTTTCTGAAACTGATTTTACAGAAGATTTGAAAGCAGTTGATATTCCTGTTTTGGTATTACATGGAGAGGATGATCAGATTGTTCCAATCGAAAATTCTGCTATAAAATCAGCGAAGTTATTAAAGAACGGTAAACTGATTACTTACCCAGGTTTCCCTCACGGAATGCCAACTACAGAACATGAAACGATCAACAAAGATCTTTTGGAATTTATCCAGTCTTAA
- a CDS encoding PhzF family phenazine biosynthesis protein gives MKLELYQIDAFTEKIFHGNPACVVPLKNWLPDELLLKIARENAVAETAFFINNGSTVHLRWFTPEIEMDLCGHATLATAHCLISILNYQSNTIIFETKSGELTVEVKDGVYYMNFPSRMPEAAALPDSISEALNIQPKEVFKSRDYILLYDSEDDIKNIKIERSVFDLINLDPGGLVVTAAGTDSDFVSRYFTPQSSILEDPVTGSAHCSLIPFWSSRLGKDTLFARQLSERGGQLYCENKNERVIVAGKGKTYSMGHLWIE, from the coding sequence ATGAAGTTAGAATTATATCAAATAGATGCATTTACTGAAAAAATTTTCCATGGAAATCCTGCCTGTGTTGTTCCTTTAAAAAACTGGTTACCCGATGAGTTACTTTTAAAAATTGCCCGCGAAAATGCCGTAGCCGAAACAGCTTTCTTTATCAACAATGGCAGTACTGTTCACCTGAGATGGTTTACGCCCGAAATAGAGATGGACTTATGTGGACATGCTACTCTTGCTACAGCGCACTGCCTCATCTCGATCTTAAACTATCAGAGTAATACAATCATTTTTGAAACTAAAAGCGGTGAGTTAACGGTTGAGGTTAAAGATGGTGTTTACTATATGAATTTTCCTTCAAGAATGCCTGAAGCAGCTGCTCTTCCGGACAGCATATCCGAAGCACTCAATATACAGCCCAAAGAAGTTTTCAAATCAAGAGATTATATTCTGCTCTATGATTCTGAGGACGACATCAAAAATATCAAAATTGAAAGATCTGTTTTTGACCTTATCAATCTGGATCCTGGCGGTCTTGTTGTAACGGCAGCCGGTACAGACAGTGATTTTGTCTCAAGATATTTTACTCCGCAGTCCTCTATTCTCGAAGATCCTGTAACCGGTTCTGCCCACTGCTCGCTCATTCCGTTCTGGTCTTCAAGATTAGGAAAAGATACACTTTTTGCCCGCCAGCTGTCTGAAAGAGGTGGACAGCTGTATTGCGAAAATAAAAATGAAAGAGTTATCGTTGCGGGTAAAGGTAAAACCTATTCTATGGGACATTTATGGATAGAATAA
- a CDS encoding AraC family transcriptional regulator, translated as MKNNIILLFACIIFGFYHAQIDNRTITKQSINKKLASAKNISLDPKKKIQLYLQILQDAKDINDRESILTSVKNIMMLYHNIDENEKSIEYSYEVEKAAKAAGDNESIAMAYIERGTALSALGLFDENYKELHKAEYFVNKLTDENKKHFNRAHIYQGLTAGYYIPKKAHQDTILLYFKKSLQEAEKISDLENTRQTDQKYDMISYLYMNIGMYYAMISNPKRLDIAEEYLQKSLNILNQRKFTQMKVDKIPILNYLGHFYSEQGKNTEAIEYAQEVLQLEKRTHSPASRVAAYATLTNSFESLKNKDSTIKYMALYSNLSDSLAHSNKMSADKTIKKINLQKDKVHQNNILQFAAVFFIIALVLVTGGWWYWKRNQNKLHQRYETIIENLKKEVQVTEKQYTEIKPENKGPENNLIISEETTTLLLSKLSKFEKSEKFLKKDLTLTSLSNSLATNPRYLSEIIKQYKNKSFNNYINGLRIQFITNKLYDTPIFREYKISYLAEACGFSSREVFAVIFKKETGVSPSYFISQLKKEKTAE; from the coding sequence ATGAAAAACAACATTATTCTTTTGTTCGCCTGTATCATTTTCGGTTTTTACCACGCCCAAATAGATAACCGAACCATTACCAAACAAAGTATCAACAAGAAATTAGCATCCGCTAAAAATATATCTCTTGATCCTAAGAAAAAGATTCAGCTTTATTTACAGATATTACAAGATGCTAAAGACATTAATGACAGAGAATCTATCCTTACAAGCGTAAAGAACATAATGATGCTCTATCATAATATTGATGAAAATGAAAAGTCTATTGAATACTCTTATGAAGTAGAAAAGGCAGCCAAGGCAGCTGGCGATAACGAATCTATTGCTATGGCATATATTGAGAGAGGAACTGCTCTTTCAGCACTTGGTCTTTTTGATGAAAACTATAAAGAACTTCATAAGGCAGAATATTTCGTTAATAAACTTACCGATGAAAACAAAAAACACTTTAACAGGGCACATATTTACCAGGGTTTAACGGCCGGCTATTATATTCCTAAAAAAGCTCATCAGGACACTATTCTATTGTATTTCAAAAAAAGCCTGCAGGAAGCAGAAAAAATAAGTGATCTTGAAAATACCCGGCAGACAGATCAAAAGTATGACATGATCTCATATCTTTATATGAATATAGGAATGTATTATGCGATGATTTCAAATCCCAAACGACTGGATATTGCTGAAGAATACCTGCAAAAATCTTTAAACATCCTGAATCAAAGGAAATTTACTCAGATGAAAGTTGATAAAATTCCTATATTAAATTATCTGGGACACTTCTATTCGGAACAGGGTAAAAATACAGAAGCCATTGAGTATGCACAGGAAGTTTTACAATTAGAAAAGAGAACACATTCCCCTGCCAGCAGAGTAGCTGCATATGCTACTTTGACCAATTCTTTTGAAAGTCTTAAAAATAAAGATTCTACCATCAAATATATGGCTCTTTATTCAAACCTTAGCGATAGTTTAGCCCATTCAAACAAGATGTCTGCTGATAAAACTATTAAAAAAATAAATCTGCAAAAAGATAAAGTTCATCAGAATAATATCTTACAGTTCGCCGCCGTTTTTTTTATCATAGCCCTGGTTCTTGTTACAGGAGGATGGTGGTATTGGAAACGAAATCAAAATAAGCTTCATCAGCGATATGAAACAATTATTGAGAATCTGAAAAAAGAAGTACAGGTTACTGAAAAGCAATACACTGAAATCAAACCAGAAAATAAAGGACCAGAAAATAATCTAATCATCTCTGAAGAAACTACGACTCTGTTACTGAGTAAACTTTCAAAATTTGAAAAATCTGAAAAGTTCCTGAAAAAAGATCTGACACTAACCTCTTTATCCAATTCACTGGCTACCAACCCAAGATATCTGTCAGAGATTATCAAACAGTATAAAAATAAAAGCTTCAATAATTATATTAATGGGCTTCGGATTCAATTCATTACAAATAAGTTATATGATACTCCTATCTTCAGAGAATATAAAATAAGCTATCTGGCAGAAGCTTGCGGTTTCTCTTCAAGAGAAGTTTTTGCGGTTATATTTAAAAAAGAAACCGGGGTAAGTCCTTCCTATTTTATCAGTCAGCTGAAAAAAGAAAAAACAGCAGAGTGA
- a CDS encoding helix-turn-helix domain-containing protein, translating to MILDLKNIHIGSLIKLRIEEWNINVLRICKFLKCTEDELNSMLSEKSLDSEIILKLSTLLEYDFFRLYSQYLILYAPQAISNDSEKKTALPQYRKNIYTKEMVDFILDQIDSGGKTQMQIVKEYRIPRSTLYKWVSKYAQSKKKD from the coding sequence ATGATTCTGGATCTTAAAAATATTCATATAGGATCTTTGATAAAGCTGCGTATTGAAGAATGGAATATCAATGTACTCCGGATATGTAAATTTCTGAAATGTACAGAAGACGAATTGAATTCTATGTTATCAGAAAAGTCTCTGGATTCTGAAATCATATTGAAACTAAGTACACTGCTGGAATATGATTTTTTCAGGCTTTATTCTCAGTATCTGATCCTTTATGCTCCTCAAGCAATTTCAAATGATTCTGAAAAGAAAACCGCCCTTCCCCAATACCGGAAAAACATATATACAAAAGAGATGGTAGACTTTATTTTGGATCAAATTGATAGTGGAGGTAAAACACAAATGCAAATTGTAAAAGAGTATAGAATTCCAAGATCTACTTTGTACAAATGGGTGAGCAAATATGCACAATCAAAAAAGAAAGATTAA
- a CDS encoding transposase, which translates to MKNTPDYKKIFNDIINIKFPEKKEICSHLLDKSDLSVLDIIDLNELLFRNSSKENSVFNQKHRSYNESVIYQILEYQKKNRLNNSQLAGHFKLSRNTVTKWKSLFPI; encoded by the coding sequence ATGAAGAACACGCCTGATTATAAAAAAATTTTTAATGATATAATCAATATAAAATTCCCTGAAAAAAAAGAGATATGCAGCCATTTATTAGATAAATCAGATTTATCGGTACTTGATATTATAGATCTTAATGAGCTTCTTTTCAGAAACAGTTCCAAAGAAAACAGTGTTTTTAACCAGAAACACCGCTCTTATAATGAATCCGTGATTTATCAAATATTAGAATATCAGAAAAAGAACCGGCTGAACAATTCCCAACTTGCCGGACATTTTAAATTAAGCAGGAATACTGTTACTAAATGGAAAAGTCTTTTTCCGATCTAA